A window from Cryptomeria japonica chromosome 1, Sugi_1.0, whole genome shotgun sequence encodes these proteins:
- the LOC131855849 gene encoding alpha terpineol synthase, chloroplastic-like: MMALACAYAIDDKYSVYRSDFAKLCSLTTIVDDVYDTYGTIDEIKLFNEAIKRWDPLPPKSFPKNIKIAYKAFHMGVNESAQATEKIQG, encoded by the exons ATGATGGCTTTAGCATGTGCATACGCAATAGATGATAAGTATTCTGTCTATAGAAGTGATTTTGCAAAGCTTTGTTCTCTTACAACAATTGTCGATGATGTCTATGACACTTATGGTACTATTGATGAGATTAAACTCTTCAATGAAGCTATTAAGAG GTGGGATCCTTTACCTCCAAAAAGCTTtcctaaaaatattaaaatagcaTATAAGGCATTTCACATGGGAGTAAATGAAAGTGCTCAAGCCACAGAGAAGATTCAAGGATGA